The following are encoded together in the bacterium genome:
- a CDS encoding DUF692 domain-containing protein gives MSSLDWPRLGYGVGLRAEHYDHVLTERPPVDWFEALTENYLDTGGRPLHALEAVRRDYPVALHGVALSLGGSDPLDRAYLRRLRGLVDRIAPAVVSDHLCWTGVDGRPLHDLLPLPYTEEVLHHVAARVGRVQEALGRRIALENPSTYLGFRHSTMPEWEFLAALAAEADCGILLDVNNVHVSARNLGFDASAYVAAIPAARVAYVHLAGFSHRGRFLFDTHDAPVHEDVWALYRFACDRLGAPATLIEWDANLPPFARLHAEAERARRETPHEPARHPSPRPLAA, from the coding sequence ATGTCGTCGCTCGACTGGCCCCGACTCGGCTACGGCGTCGGCCTGCGCGCGGAGCACTACGACCACGTGCTGACGGAGCGGCCGCCGGTCGACTGGTTCGAGGCCCTGACCGAGAACTACCTCGACACCGGTGGCCGGCCGCTGCACGCGCTCGAGGCGGTGCGCCGCGACTACCCGGTCGCGCTGCACGGCGTCGCCCTGTCGCTCGGCGGCAGCGACCCGCTCGACCGCGCCTACCTGCGCCGCCTGCGCGGGCTCGTCGACCGCATCGCCCCGGCGGTCGTCAGCGATCACCTGTGCTGGACCGGCGTCGACGGCCGCCCCCTGCACGACCTCCTGCCGCTCCCCTACACCGAAGAGGTGCTGCACCACGTGGCGGCGCGGGTCGGCCGGGTGCAGGAGGCGCTCGGCCGCCGCATCGCGCTCGAGAACCCGTCCACCTACCTCGGCTTCCGCCACTCGACGATGCCGGAGTGGGAGTTCCTCGCGGCGCTCGCCGCGGAGGCCGACTGTGGCATCCTGCTCGACGTCAACAACGTCCACGTCAGCGCCCGCAACCTCGGCTTCGATGCGTCCGCCTACGTGGCCGCCATCCCCGCCGCGCGCGTCGCCTACGTCCACCTCGCCGGCTTCAGTCATCGCGGCCGCTTCCTGTTCGACACCCACGACGCGCCGGTGCACGAGGACGTGTGGGCCCTCTACCGCTTCGCCTGCGATCGCCTGGGCGCGCCCGCGACGCTGATCGAGTGGGATGCCAACCTGCCGCCCTTCGCGCGGCTGCACGCCGAGGCGGAACGCGCCCGGCGCGAGACACCGCATGAGCCTGCACGGCATCCATCGCCACGCCCCCTCGCTGCGTGA